From Paenibacillus sp. V4I7, one genomic window encodes:
- a CDS encoding cytochrome c: MKLKLFGVIVLALGLSACGNKQNETQSAAVKVDVPKIYQNFCISCHGNQLQGGQGPNIQKVGERLDEAEIIKRIQKGGGGMPPFQVALKEEELKALASWLAGLK, encoded by the coding sequence ATGAAATTAAAGCTGTTTGGTGTAATCGTTCTGGCTCTCGGCTTATCTGCCTGTGGAAATAAACAAAATGAAACGCAGTCGGCGGCGGTAAAAGTGGACGTTCCTAAGATTTATCAAAATTTCTGCATCTCGTGTCATGGTAATCAATTACAAGGTGGACAAGGCCCTAATATCCAAAAAGTGGGAGAACGGTTAGATGAAGCGGAGATCATAAAGCGTATTCAAAAGGGTGGTGGCGGGATGCCGCCGTTTCAAGTGGCACTGAAAGAGGAAGAATTGAAGGCGTTGGCGTCATGGTTGGCAGGACTCAAATAA
- a CDS encoding ATP-binding cassette domain-containing protein: MITVTNLRKTFQTPIVKEGKFSGIRTLFSRAYKEKEAVRDVSFEIESGEFVGYIGPNGAGKSTTIKMLTGILHPTSGEVLIHGYSPQKHRRRVVKQLGVVFGQRSQLWWDLPVKDSYEILTAMYRVEESTARRRLGELTELLELKELMDTPVRKLSLGQRMRADLAASMLHDPDILFLDEPTIGLDVVAKRNIRGFLQTLNRDFGKTILLTTHDMDDIEQLCKRVIVINHGQIGYDGSIDELRDRIGLPTMMKVTYRGDIQVPASWELPFRVVEQEANRLTIACNRQELKAMDVLRIVSSWGDMDDVHMEEPEFEEVIHGVYK; this comes from the coding sequence ATGATAACCGTAACGAATTTGCGCAAAACCTTTCAAACTCCGATAGTCAAAGAAGGCAAGTTCTCAGGTATTCGAACTTTGTTCTCACGAGCCTATAAAGAGAAGGAAGCGGTACGCGATGTAAGCTTCGAGATTGAATCTGGCGAGTTCGTCGGGTATATTGGACCTAATGGAGCGGGAAAGTCGACGACGATCAAAATGCTTACAGGCATTCTTCACCCAACCTCCGGCGAAGTGCTCATACACGGCTATAGTCCTCAGAAGCATCGAAGACGAGTCGTAAAGCAGCTTGGCGTTGTATTCGGTCAGCGCAGCCAGCTGTGGTGGGATCTGCCGGTCAAGGATTCCTATGAGATCCTTACGGCCATGTATCGCGTGGAGGAAAGCACCGCCCGCCGCAGGTTAGGCGAATTGACAGAGCTTCTTGAACTGAAGGAGCTGATGGACACGCCTGTCCGGAAGCTTTCCCTTGGGCAGCGGATGCGGGCCGATTTGGCAGCTTCGATGCTGCATGATCCGGATATTTTGTTTCTGGATGAGCCGACCATCGGATTGGATGTTGTCGCCAAGCGGAACATTCGCGGCTTTCTTCAGACATTAAATCGGGATTTCGGTAAGACGATTCTGCTTACTACGCATGATATGGATGACATCGAACAACTGTGTAAACGAGTCATCGTGATCAACCATGGGCAAATCGGCTATGACGGCTCGATTGATGAGCTTCGGGATCGCATTGGCTTACCTACGATGATGAAGGTCACTTATCGAGGTGATATCCAAGTCCCAGCTAGCTGGGAGCTTCCGTTTCGTGTGGTGGAGCAAGAAGCGAATAGGCTCACGATTGCGTGTAACCGCCAAGAGCTGAAAGCGATGGATGTGCTGCGTATCGTCAGCAGCTGGGGCGATATGGACGATGTACATATGGAAGAGCCTGAGTTTGAAGAGGTGATCCACGGGGTATATAAATAG
- a CDS encoding ABC-2 family transporter protein, protein MLFAVLARKAYARNLQYRGSHLLHNAVSAVFGFIYASIWTGLGSDASLGEYGAKGIVGYIAFNQAILWITQFTTNGLGLEQSVRTGQIAVDLMRPVHLFYQAMSREWGQVYYQFLYKFIPIYALYYFIFSLQLPHHASVYGWTAIALVLAAYISICTNYLIGVAALWTTESRWFYWVNYSFSTLLSGFFIPLEWLPNWLRTISFYTPYPYLLYYPTRIYMQLEQGTVVLGSLLWGIGFTCVCLAVTQGVRRKLEVQGG, encoded by the coding sequence ATGCTTTTCGCGGTTTTGGCGCGCAAGGCGTATGCGAGGAATTTGCAGTATCGCGGTTCGCATCTGCTCCACAATGCAGTGAGTGCGGTGTTTGGCTTCATTTATGCGAGCATCTGGACCGGTTTGGGGAGCGACGCGTCACTTGGCGAATACGGTGCGAAAGGGATTGTAGGTTATATAGCTTTTAACCAAGCGATTCTTTGGATTACGCAGTTCACGACGAATGGACTCGGGCTCGAGCAATCGGTGCGCACCGGGCAAATTGCGGTCGATCTCATGCGGCCTGTACACTTATTCTATCAGGCAATGAGCCGAGAATGGGGTCAGGTATATTATCAGTTTCTTTATAAATTTATCCCGATTTATGCCCTCTACTACTTTATTTTCTCCTTACAGCTCCCACATCACGCTTCGGTTTATGGCTGGACAGCGATCGCGCTCGTCTTGGCAGCATATATCTCCATTTGTACGAATTATTTGATAGGTGTTGCAGCTTTGTGGACGACAGAGTCACGCTGGTTTTACTGGGTCAATTATTCGTTCAGTACGCTGCTCTCTGGCTTTTTCATTCCTTTAGAATGGTTGCCGAATTGGCTCCGCACGATTAGCTTTTACACACCATATCCCTATCTACTCTATTATCCCACTCGTATCTACATGCAGCTTGAACAAGGAACTGTTGTGCTCGGCTCTCTCTTATGGGGCATCGGGTTTACTTGTGTCTGTCTGGCGGTTACGCAGGGGGTACGCAGAAAGCTGGAGGTGCAGGGCGGATGA
- a CDS encoding alpha-N-arabinofuranosidase, with product MSMKASMIIDKDFKIGEVDSRIYGSFIEHLGRAVYGGIYEPGHPQADEQGFRADVLELVKGLDVPIVRYPGGNFVSGYNWEDAIGPLEERKKRLDLAWRTIEPNMVGLNEFMDWCRKANTEAMMAVNLGTRGPDQARDIIEYSNIKGGTYWSDLRISHGYKAPHNIKTWCLGNEMDGPWQIGSKTAAEYGRTACETAKVMKWVDPSIELVACGSSSLTMPTFPDWEATVLEHTYDHVDYISLHQYYGNRDKDSANFLAQSMGMDRFINTVISTADFIQAKKRGKKKINLSFDEWNVWYHSNDADRRIEPWSIAPPQLEDIYNHEDALLVGCMLISMLKRADRVKMACMAQLVNVIAPIMTANGGAAWKQTIYYPYMHASVFGRGTVLVPLIKSPKYDAKDYTDVPYLEAVAVHNEDKSEVTIFAVNRHLEEALPLELDLRSFGECRVIEHIVLENDDLKASNTIDAQDRVKPHTGGNAAISSNSQIQAILGKASWNVIRLKLA from the coding sequence TTTGGGACGCGCGGTCTATGGCGGAATTTACGAACCGGGACATCCGCAAGCGGATGAGCAGGGCTTTCGAGCAGACGTACTGGAGCTGGTAAAAGGTTTGGATGTTCCGATTGTTCGTTATCCGGGAGGCAACTTTGTATCCGGTTACAACTGGGAGGATGCCATTGGACCGTTAGAAGAGCGTAAGAAAAGACTTGATCTGGCTTGGCGCACTATTGAACCTAACATGGTTGGACTGAACGAATTCATGGATTGGTGCCGCAAAGCAAATACAGAAGCAATGATGGCCGTTAATCTGGGGACTCGCGGTCCTGATCAGGCAAGAGATATCATTGAATATTCGAATATCAAAGGCGGTACCTACTGGAGTGATTTACGGATTAGTCATGGGTACAAGGCACCTCATAATATCAAAACCTGGTGTCTAGGCAATGAAATGGATGGCCCTTGGCAAATAGGCAGCAAAACAGCCGCGGAATACGGACGCACAGCCTGTGAAACGGCCAAAGTCATGAAGTGGGTCGATCCGTCGATCGAGCTTGTTGCCTGCGGCAGCTCCAGTCTGACTATGCCGACTTTCCCTGACTGGGAAGCGACTGTGCTTGAGCACACGTATGATCACGTTGATTATATTTCCTTGCATCAATATTATGGTAATCGCGATAAGGATTCTGCGAATTTCCTCGCACAATCTATGGGCATGGATCGGTTCATCAATACGGTGATCTCGACGGCGGATTTCATTCAAGCCAAAAAGCGTGGAAAGAAGAAAATCAACTTATCCTTCGACGAATGGAATGTCTGGTATCACTCCAACGACGCGGACCGGCGAATTGAGCCTTGGTCCATCGCGCCGCCGCAGCTTGAAGACATCTACAACCATGAAGATGCCTTGTTAGTAGGTTGTATGCTTATCTCCATGTTGAAGCGTGCGGATCGTGTGAAGATGGCTTGTATGGCACAACTCGTTAACGTCATTGCACCGATCATGACAGCGAATGGGGGAGCGGCCTGGAAGCAAACGATCTACTATCCTTACATGCATGCAAGTGTGTTTGGACGCGGGACTGTTCTTGTGCCGCTGATCAAATCACCGAAATACGACGCGAAGGATTATACGGATGTACCTTACTTAGAAGCAGTTGCCGTTCATAACGAAGACAAGTCCGAAGTAACGATCTTCGCAGTCAACCGGCATTTAGAAGAAGCACTCCCGCTGGAGTTGGATCTTCGCAGTTTTGGTGAATGCCGAGTTATTGAGCATATCGTTCTGGAGAACGATGATCTGAAAGCCTCGAATACCATTGATGCCCAGGATCGGGTGAAGCCTCACACAGGAGGTAATGCGGCCATATCGTCAAACAGCCAGATTCAGGCGATACTTGGCAAAGCATCGTGGAATGTCATTCGGTTGAAATTAGCTTAA
- a CDS encoding LTA synthase family protein, which produces MHLNLKPRNHLPKKMRPNRLGATISLLLFMICLPILSVAGMELLERGTLHETAQWITSNRSLFLLNVGVSFCLLAFIYAVVGSLAISGSISTLLLGLMALISYMKVKMIGEPFFPWDILLNKESMDIASLVTGKAALLRIGAVVIAVILVFLLKWVLPRVSLSIISRIGLGLFSLYALYACAIKTPLAGKILDHIGVNEIVWNQKENYANNGLALAFTLNVKNSIVQKPETYSDQSIATVAANLQEVGMQKAGLKRSVDADSLKGKKPNVIFIMSEAFWDPTLLTNVKFSEDPVPTLHRLQKESTSGYLLSPQFGGGTSNVEFEVLTGNSMSLLPGGSIPYQQYITKPVPSLASYFADQGYKSMGIHSYEGWFWNRNSVYKELGFESFKSSEHFKNPEMKGYFISDAEVSRSIIDEVDKTDDPMFMYNVTMQNHGPYDEPRYGENQFKAEGDLTPEAKTILETYAQGAHDADQSLQMLIDHFQNSDEPTMIVFYGDHLPMLGLDYQVYKEAGFIQTSNANDWSLEEVKKMHSIPLVTWSNFDMPKQDIPLLSDSFLGAHVLDMLHMEKPANFKLNAELAAQVPGLLSNLVVDANQELHTEVPESAQALRDDYRNVQYDLLFGKQYLAEHIDHDYLTKTIQDSYNAEFDEENIHPQSQGVSSNTPTAKPVSVQ; this is translated from the coding sequence ATGCACTTGAATTTGAAGCCCCGGAACCATCTTCCTAAGAAGATGAGACCAAACCGTCTGGGAGCGACGATTTCGCTTTTATTATTTATGATTTGCTTACCTATACTTTCTGTAGCCGGAATGGAACTTCTCGAACGCGGTACTTTGCATGAAACGGCCCAATGGATAACATCTAACCGATCACTTTTTCTATTAAATGTAGGAGTATCTTTCTGTTTATTAGCTTTCATTTATGCTGTTGTAGGATCATTAGCTATTTCCGGATCCATCTCAACCTTATTGCTTGGCCTTATGGCTCTGATCTCTTATATGAAGGTGAAAATGATTGGGGAGCCATTCTTCCCGTGGGATATTTTACTGAACAAAGAAAGTATGGATATAGCTTCGCTTGTAACAGGGAAAGCCGCACTTCTCCGAATCGGAGCTGTGGTCATCGCGGTCATCCTTGTATTTTTATTAAAATGGGTACTCCCGCGTGTATCTTTATCTATTATCAGTCGAATTGGTTTAGGGCTGTTCTCGCTCTATGCCTTGTATGCATGTGCAATCAAAACACCGTTAGCTGGCAAAATTCTTGACCATATAGGTGTAAACGAGATTGTATGGAATCAGAAAGAGAACTATGCGAATAATGGACTAGCGCTAGCTTTTACCCTCAATGTCAAAAATTCGATCGTTCAAAAGCCAGAAACGTATAGTGATCAGAGTATTGCCACCGTTGCAGCTAATCTCCAAGAGGTAGGCATGCAAAAGGCAGGACTGAAAAGGTCCGTAGATGCTGATTCTCTAAAAGGGAAGAAGCCGAACGTGATTTTCATTATGAGTGAAGCTTTTTGGGATCCAACTTTGCTAACGAATGTGAAGTTCAGTGAAGATCCGGTACCCACTCTCCACCGTTTACAGAAGGAGTCGACATCCGGATACCTGTTGTCCCCCCAATTCGGTGGCGGTACCAGCAATGTGGAATTCGAAGTGTTGACGGGGAACTCGATGAGCCTCCTGCCAGGAGGGTCCATTCCGTATCAACAATATATAACAAAACCTGTACCGAGCTTGGCGAGTTATTTTGCCGATCAGGGTTACAAAAGTATGGGTATTCACTCCTATGAAGGCTGGTTCTGGAACCGCAATTCGGTGTATAAGGAATTAGGTTTCGAAAGCTTTAAGAGCAGTGAACATTTCAAGAATCCGGAAATGAAGGGTTACTTTATCTCAGATGCCGAAGTGTCTAGGAGCATTATAGATGAAGTAGATAAAACCGATGATCCGATGTTTATGTACAACGTAACCATGCAAAATCATGGACCTTATGATGAACCTCGGTACGGAGAAAATCAGTTCAAAGCGGAAGGTGACTTGACGCCTGAAGCAAAAACGATTCTTGAGACATACGCGCAGGGCGCGCATGATGCGGATCAAAGCTTACAAATGCTGATCGATCACTTCCAGAATTCGGATGAACCGACGATGATCGTATTCTATGGGGACCATTTGCCGATGCTGGGATTAGATTATCAAGTATATAAAGAAGCAGGTTTCATCCAAACCAGTAACGCGAATGATTGGTCGCTGGAAGAAGTGAAGAAGATGCACAGCATCCCGCTGGTTACGTGGTCGAACTTCGATATGCCGAAGCAGGACATTCCACTCCTCAGTGATTCCTTCCTCGGTGCCCACGTGCTGGATATGCTGCATATGGAGAAACCAGCTAATTTTAAGTTGAATGCCGAATTGGCGGCGCAAGTGCCAGGACTACTGAGTAATCTGGTTGTTGATGCGAACCAAGAACTTCATACTGAAGTCCCCGAATCCGCGCAAGCACTCCGTGATGACTACAGGAATGTGCAGTACGATTTACTATTCGGCAAGCAGTACTTGGCTGAACATATCGATCATGACTATTTGACGAAAACCATTCAGGATAGCTATAACGCAGAATTTGATGAAGAAAATATTCATCCACAATCTCAGGGAGTGAGCAGCAATACTCCCACTGCGAAGCCGGTGAGCGTGCAGTAA
- a CDS encoding ABC transporter permease codes for MMTMRLYMLLIRASLRSRMQYKFNFFFSTVMASFVHISEFLMVALVMMRFGNIKGWTLYEVCYLYGVMMISKAIYRTLASDVHHLEKYLVSGDLDALLTRPVPVLLALMTQNSRLLFAEVGQGIILLFIAMKALMADGQIGWSAVPLTVLIILTGAIILFAIGLATAAAGFWLTRIESLQNMTEDASQTAARYPLSLYPKWLQGALLVLVPVGFVNYIPTLYLLRHQGGIGMLIGTIAVSFAALWLAMRFWKLGLSRYQSTGS; via the coding sequence ATGATGACGATGAGGCTCTATATGCTGCTGATCAGGGCGAGCTTGCGAAGCCGGATGCAGTATAAGTTTAATTTCTTTTTCTCGACCGTGATGGCTTCTTTTGTACATATCTCAGAATTTCTAATGGTGGCGCTGGTGATGATGCGTTTCGGCAACATCAAAGGCTGGACGCTATATGAGGTTTGCTATTTGTATGGGGTCATGATGATATCCAAAGCGATTTATCGCACGCTGGCTTCCGATGTACATCATCTAGAGAAATATCTCGTTTCGGGTGATCTGGATGCGCTTCTCACACGGCCAGTCCCCGTGCTGCTGGCGCTGATGACACAAAATTCCCGGCTCTTATTTGCCGAAGTTGGGCAAGGCATCATTTTATTGTTTATTGCTATGAAAGCTTTAATGGCTGATGGACAAATCGGATGGTCAGCCGTTCCTTTAACGGTGTTAATTATCCTAACGGGTGCCATTATTTTATTCGCTATCGGTCTAGCGACAGCAGCAGCCGGCTTCTGGCTGACACGGATCGAATCCTTGCAAAATATGACCGAGGACGCTTCCCAAACCGCGGCGCGCTATCCGCTTTCCTTGTATCCAAAGTGGCTGCAGGGTGCGCTATTGGTGCTCGTTCCGGTAGGCTTCGTCAATTACATTCCTACCTTATATTTGCTGAGACATCAAGGTGGCATAGGGATGCTGATAGGCACCATTGCTGTTTCATTCGCTGCGCTCTGGCTGGCTATGCGCTTCTGGAAGCTAGGACTATCTCGCTATCAAAGCACAGGAAGTTAA